In the Populus trichocarpa isolate Nisqually-1 chromosome 1, P.trichocarpa_v4.1, whole genome shotgun sequence genome, CCTACATCTTGACTCTTGCCCCTTTAATTTTCATCCTCCATGCGTCTTGCTCTTGCCCCTTGGCTTCTCTCTTCACTTGCAGCAGAAAGAGAGGACTCCTCTATTAGAGAAAAGGCGACAAGGTAAAGTTTATTTTCGTGTGCTTGTAAGTTCAACTTTTTGTTTCAAACTTTGATGCTTCTTTGACGTTTCTTGCCATTGGCTTCGGAAGGCTTGGACCTTTTTCACTCCTCTTGATTTTctgctttatttttatcttcccCAGGTTTCGCCATTGTTTGTGGTCCATCTCAACTTTCAGGACCTACGTTGTTGTTGCCTTTGGCTTGCCCTGTCAAGGTaaggaaacaatttttttgcCAGAATCCTTTTTCCTACTGTTACGGTTATTGATTAGTTTGTCCTAATCAATTCAGAGAATGATTGCATGATGGGGTGAACACCATTTCTGTTGTGTAATGGATGCATGCTCAGCTAATGTAGAAATTCAATTGGAAGGCATAAAATTTATCAACTGACTtgcaaatgaattatttttgacaaaatagaATTTAAGTAAAACATAGGCCTAACCTGAAAGCAATGAGAGGACATTTGTATGATGCATATCTATGATTCGTCCACCAGTTAACATTTTGTGCTAGGTGTCCAGATTAGTTACTGTGAAACCTCTTGATGATTAGGGGATGTTACTGTATTGTTCTTGAAAGTCTTAAATGTGGAAGAGAACCCCTCTTTGATGTGTTCTTTCTGTTATCCTTCGTTGATACCTTTGAGAAAATAGTAAGATATTCCTGAATGTTCTCACTGTCTAAACTCTATTCTCAATATTTCTGCTTGATTCTCAATCTGTTTTTTGCCTAGTCCATTAGCAACTACAtggattatattgaaaattttgagatgATTGAGTCAGgtaatttcttttacaaatttaaatgtaattattttataatatcatttatttacatatgtttaatctaactttttaatttatgtttttgtagaatttggtgaaagtttaaaaatctCAACTGATTGTTTATAAGCAGTATTGGTGGCTTGGTGCAATTTTGGAATATAATTGTTctgggtaattaatttactttaccTTGTTAATTCCCCTTAACATTTTGCAtacttaatttaattctttcaatagtTGAACTCTAATATGTTGCTAATTTGctagtgttttttatatagcATTATCCTTACTGGAATTTTTGGATGCCCATGCTGCTGTTGCTGGAATTTTTGGATGCTGgtgttgctgtgttttttttttcaaactatgctggatgtttatgataatttattgctGGTTGCTAATGTATTCGGTTGTTAATGTTAACTTTTCTAGTGcgaacaaacttttaatttgaggtgttcaaattttatcatgcatcttgcatattgaaattgatttattgCATTGCAtgcatattgaaattaatttattgcatTGTATCTGTCAGATTGAATTCATGTCTAAATTCGTGTGAAGAATTAAATGGTTTACATTCCTTGGATATATGATTTTCTCAGCATAGCTCACTGCCTGTAAACCATTTGAACAACTTCAGGCTTATAAAcaagacatgaaaaataaatttatttgtcatCAGTATTGGGATGCCCCTTGAATTTGAAGTTGTCTGCATATGCCTTAACctgaaaggagaagaaaagttcGGAGTGACCAGGAGAAGAAAGGCTTGCAGATGGCTAAGCCAATTTTAATTCAggtttctataaattttaaaactcaatttactGTAAGGCTAagccaattttaaaaaaaccgaaaaaaaaaacccataaatgaagggattttggtttaaaaaaaaaaaccggattTAATAAAGGGATTAGGTTTCCCGGTTTTTCCCCAAAAAAACCGGATTTAACCGAACCGGACTGgctcggtttgaaccggtttccgGTCCGGTTCGATTAATATTTCTCCAAAATAATGaaattcggttcggttggtttttttagtctaaaccgaaccgaaccgaaccgtgaacacccctaatgCAGGTTATCTTTGGACCCATCAACTTAATCAGATCAACCcttatattgtttaatttcctttgctagaaaaaaatattagtaatgcatgaacattttttttacattataaaaattgatttgactCACGACTTAACACAAACCAATGATCCAATATCTAactaaaacatttttgaaactaTAAGAGccaaaacattaacaaaagctaaaaagacttggaaaaatattgttcacccatactaaaaaaacattgttcattGGAATAGTATAATGGTAATTTTGTATTTCAcaccaaaaaattttaaactagtCATCAGAGCTATTAATATCTTCTCACAAGGTCCATTAgtcattatcaaattaattagggGAAAATAAgtctttttgcattttaaaagcatggtgaaataattaaaatacccttaaaagaaaaaaaaaaaaaactagcatcaAGTGCAATTTGGTACTTTTTTCATAACTATCATGTCAGACCAGGGATAATTTGGTACTTTCACAATGGTTTTTTCATAACTATCATGTCAGACCAGGGAAAATTTAGTATTTGAatagacatgaaaaataaaataaaaagaataaaaggcaCACAAAACCAACCAAAATGTAGGAAaccaaaatctaaaattgatctcaaagagctttttcatcttttcacaaaagtatattttttttgttattatcatgtcAGCTTAGAGCAGAATCTTTTcataaagagaggaaaaaaataaaaataaaacttatataatgCATGTGTAGCAATCACTAGTGTATGGGAGGCATCCACACCTTTCCAGCGGTGCGTATGACGTTTCCAACACCCAAAACTATCATTTCACTGTATCATTGTAAGTGTCGCcgcatcttctttctttttaggcAGTTCTTGTTGAAGTTGAGTGATCGGTTTGTTGTTTGtaaggcttttttttatttcttttctctctcctccctctaAAATGATAGCTTGATCATCtttgttgttggtatttcaaATTCAgttcatattcttttgatttttaatttttgtttttggtctttttgtaaatattttatttgttttgaatttcatcatttaatcccaatttgtcatatattatgtttttcaatttgatcattattcttttgatttttgatttttttcttattctttttgtaaaagtcttatttgtttttaattttttcaattcaaattaatggtATATTGTTTTTACCgatttaatctttattcttttgatttttttagatcattttctaaatttatgttgtcttttccattttactcttcaatcaaatataaaatttattttgtatgtcaattttgatccttattcttttgatttttttaatccttttgccaaattgatttttatttttaatttcaaccttcaataaaatataaaatttattttctattacaacTTTGATTCtaagttttttaattgctatttttagttttgaattattttgtataattgaaattattttttaattttatcttttaatatttgattgaatgagaattgagtttcacaaTTTGTTTCATATAGGGTGCTTTGGGTCTAATGATccgggtcacgagtttaaaaatttaacatgagttgatgtttttttaaaaatagattttgtgatttttttattcttttttatatcggGTTATTCTAATCTCATTATCTGAGTCGCAGGTTTTGTGGGATAACCCGAGTTGGTGTGGCCCTGATTAGTGATTACTGGTATTACAAGTTTTTCATATTAACTAGAGTTGACAAGGGCcaatttttttaggtcttttttttttaccccatTTCATACTCCTATATTTAATGAGTTAATAATTgagttatattgtttattttttttgtgaaaatattttttcccaaGTTTTCGTGATCTTATGATCTGAGTCGCGGGTTTTGCGGGATAACTCGAGTTGGCGTGGCCCTGATTAGTGAATATTAACTAGAGTTAATAAGGCTAagtttttttaggtcttttttttaccCCATTTCATGCTCCTATATTTAATAATTgagttatattgtttattttttttgtgaaaagattttttttccaatttctcgtgatcttatttttaaaaaatttcttccattttatatctttgtgtatttttttactatttaattaaaataaaattaatttatttaactcaatcaattttataatttgattctttttaaatGCATTTGCCACACTAAATATTACTTTACAGGAAAAAAATTGGCTCGTGATGATGACGTGGAAGCACATGACTagtaatttaacataaaaaacttgtttgataatatgataataattgtttttttaaatttttttactagaaaatgtatcaaaataatttattttaaaaaaattatttttaatatcaacctattaaaataatttaaaaatataaaaaaataatttaaaaaataaatttaaatttaaaaaaaaaaggggcttAAAGAAAGAAATCGAAGTGCAATGACTCGAAGAAAACGAATAACAGACTCGTACACACCatccttctctccctctctgtgTGTGTGAAGATTGAACAACAGATCCAGCATGAACGACAATCAAAAATCACTAATCCTCAACTCCTCGACTCAGTACCCACTTCCTCAAGGTACCCATCTTCACTTTCTCCATTGTTAACTGcatcttttcatcaaatttcttttttttttttcaggagtGAAGTTATCGTATGGTACAGCAGGGTTCAGAGCAGATGCATCAATCCTGGAATCAACAGTATTCAGGGTTGGGATATTGGCAGCTCTTCGATCTTTGAAAACCCAAGCACTGACCGGGTTAATGATCACCGCTTCTCATAATAAAGTCAATGACAATGGTGTCAAAATCGCTGACCCCAGTGGTGGCATGCTCACTCAGGAATGGGAGCCCTTCGCTGATGCCATTTCCAATTCCCCCACTCCACAACATCTCGTTCAGGTCAGTATCGGATAAttctatctcttcttttttctttgtctttcttTCATGGATTTTCTGTGCTTAAGTTTCAATTTTGGTTGATTGGTGAAGACCCAATTAGTTGTTTAGCATTCAGAGCAGAGGTATAGGTTTTGTTAGATTGCTTAAATTGGAGAAAATATTGGACTTATGGTATGtcggtttttcttttcttgttaaataGTTAATAGATGAATTTGTGAAGAAGGAGAACATCCGGTTTGATGGAGCGCGGTCTGCGGAGATATTGTTGGGAAGAGACACGAGGCCTAGTGGTGAATCACTCCTTGAAGCTGCTAAACAGGTATCCCCTGCCTCCAATTTCCATGAATCCCCAGTATGAAAGAGAAAATGTATAATCTTAGACCTATTCTTTATTCATATCTataagaaatcatttttttcttgcttgttcTTTATGTTTAAATGAAGGGTGTCTATTCAATCGTTGGAGCTACTGCCACTGATATGGGAATTTTAACTACTCCCCAATTACATTGGATGGTTCGTGCTAGAAACAAGGGCATGAAAGCGACTGAACTTGATTACTTTGAACAGCTTTCAAGCTCATTCAGGTTTGTTTCAGACACAGTGTGTTTCGTATTACCAATAAAGTGATTGCTTTCAAACTTATGCGATtccaaatacaaaaaattgTCTCCACTTAAGTTCTTTTTGtgatttattaggtgttttATGTGATTTATAGGTGCTTGGTTGATCTGActccaaatcaaatcaaaatgaaCAAGACAGATGACAAGTTAGTTGTGGATGGGGCTAATGGTGTGGGTGGAGAAAAACTTGAAGTGTTAAAGAAGATGTTGAACAGCATGGTTATTGAGGTTCGTAATTCTGGAAAAGAAGGAGGTGTACTTAATGAAGGAGTTGGTGCTGATTATGTGCAGAAAGAAAAAGTTGTTCCACAAGGATTCTATTTGAAAGATGTTGGGATTAGGTCAGCCATCTCCTCATATCTTGCAGtagttttattctttcttgGTAGTCAACCTTGCAGCAAAAGCCTTAATTTTACTGAAGTTGCACTAGTTACCTGCATGTGCATTTCGTAGTAGTCTGTTTAATATGGAGTTAAGTTCAATATAATTTGGCAATGATTTCCATGTTTGTTACCGTAGATTCATAGCAAGATATTATGGCTTTCTGTTAATGGGTTTAAGCTGCATGGATTTGTTGGCATTTGAATGGTTAAATCAGAATGAATGATACTTTTTTATGCTTCTCTTTTGAATGTATAACTGATGCTTGTAACTATATTATTAGCAGCAGATTTATTCTTGCCTCTTGGGGTATCAATCTATGTCAAATCAGATGTGTATTATGTTTGCTGAAATTGATATATCCTAGGTCTCGTTTGATTCTAACTTGTAGCAGGGGAAGCTAATTGCATGGGCATTTCTAGTTTTTCAGGTGTGCAAGTTTGGATGGAGATGCTGATcggcttgtttatttttctgtGCAATCAAATAATGCCAGCAATATCGATCTTGTTGACGGGGACAAGATACTATCTTTGTTTGCTTTGTTCATCAAGGAGCAACTAAGTATTCTTAAAATGGAAGGGGGTGATCATGTAGatgaaaattatgaagctcGTCTTGGGGTTGTACAAACAGCTTATGCAAATGGAGCATCCACAGATTATCTCAAACAGTTGGGCTTAGAAGTTGTGTTTACTCCTACGGGAGTGAAATACTTGCATGAGAAAGCTGCTGAGTATGATATTGGGATCTATTTTGAGGCCAATGGCCATGGCACCATCCTGTTCTCAGAGGGCTTCTTATCTTGGTTAGATGCCAGAAATAATGAGCTCTCTTCCAAATCTAAAGGTTATTTCTGAATTCTGATATGGTCTTCTATTGATAGTCTTGAATGTCAGTAAATATCATGAAGCATTTGGTTCCTTCAGGTTCAGAACAGCAAAAGGCTGCTTTGCGACTATTGGCAGTTAGTAACTTGATCAACCAAGCTGTTGGGGATGCTTTAAGTGGTTTGCTGTTGGTAGAAGCCATTTTACAATACAAGGGATGGTCCATACACAACTGGAGTGAGCTTTACCATGACCTACCAAGCAGGCAGCTTAAGGTTTACTTTCTTGATTACTTATCATGAAGAAGCCCATTTTTTGAGTTTAGGTTTCTCACCACATGTTTTAGTCTGTGACACCACTTGTCCCCCATCATGCACCTTTCTGCAATTTTGAAACTCTAATGGAAGCATCTTGTCAAATAGGCTAAGAAAATTACTAGCTTCCATTTGTAACCATTACACAAcatatgtttttctctttcaaattcaGAAATTAACTCTTGTGCTGCTTTGGATTATTGACAGGTTAAAGTTGTGGACAGAACTGCTGTTGTTACGGCAAATGCTGAAACTGTGGTTGTGAGACCCCCTCTCATTCAAGAAGCCATCAACGTAGAAGTTGGTAATAGCATTTTTGAAACCTGATTTTATGGAACTGCACACTATGCCTTTAGATTTGCATGTGTGATTTTCTCGCATACTCTGAGTTTCACTATTGGTCAACACCATCCAATTGTTTGCTCAGCTTTGAttacaagacaaaaaaataataacatagaaGCATGAAAATCCCAGTTATCAATAGGCCTTTGGCTTAGTAGTAGTGAGTTCCTTGCATTTGCAAGAGGTCAGAGCTTCAAATCTTTCTTCTGAAGAATTTGAGCTTAAAAAATGCTCCATTACAAGAAGAGGCCACTGTAGCTCCTCATATCTGTAGTGGTGGCCAATTCAATCTGTCGTGGTAACACGACTCTCTTGTCCCACTAACTACTGACCACCAACGCTAACCCCTTGACTGCAGACTGCAGACTGCAAGGTCCtatgttgacaaaaaaaaaatgcaacttcTAGTTAATTAACGTTAAGCATGTAAATAGTATACAAATACTCGGTGTGGCAATGGATGGGATGGGCATGTGCATGTGCATTTGCACGCGCAGATGAGGATTTCTCAAGCTACAAATTGTTTTTCCCTTCATATGGCTAACTATGTCtacttcaataatttttgttcaGCAAAATACCCTCGAGGGCGATCATTCATACGGCCATCTGGAACAGAGGATGTCATACGTATATATGCAGAGGCATCAATCCAAGAAGCAGCAGACAGCCTTGCCAACTCCGTAGCAAAACTTGCGGACCAGTTCCTCGGATTTGGCAACTCCGGATAGGCAGATGGTCTCTGCTCTTCAACTCTTTTCTTTAACCAAAATGATGACATTGTCACTCTTAGGATTCTCATTTCACCAACTTTAATTACAGAGTTCATATTGTTTATCACATCTATAATTGTGGAATGGAAAAATTGTAGCATTTTCACTTGACTGAATATCTCTGGttattctcaaattttttttatcaaggcaGGGAAGAAcagcggttttttttttcctttttgattggGAGAGAGGGTCAAACTCGCAACCCCTTGGGCCTAACCGTCTTGGACCATTTGGCTACAAGGCCTTGGCAAGGACAACCTTAAACTTAATGCTTCCTAAAACTCCCAGAATAATTAACAACATGGCAGCTTCATGAACTTCAATCTTGAAACCAACACTGCAGCTGTTTACAGTTTATCCTGAGGACGCACCATGGATTGGCCGATAAATTTTCCCATGCTGGAGCTCCCTATAAATTTAGGCACGCTGAACGTCCAGGGATCCTCGAGCATGCTTTCCACATCACATTTCGTAAGTAAAATTCCTcgaaaaatttcaagatgatggAAATATGCAGACTGTCAGGCACGTGCGTAGCACTCAACTGGCTTTTATCACTCTCGAGTCTCGAGCAATATTTTGTAAGACAGGAGGGGCTGGTAAATGGCAGGTCTCAGTGATATGGTGGCTTTTAATTGTCGGAGTACAAGACAAACTATCCAAGTGAATTTTGGTAAAGTACTTGACTGCAAGTTTTCACTTAAACCAGCACCCATGCCAGATTCTAGGATGAGAGCATAACTCAACCCTCACAAACATGCAGAACTCAGCCAGTCCAGTTTAacatttatgatttgtttcaaaagacaaatcagaGCAAACTGCAAAGTACATAGCAGCTTTTAGCCAAATCTGCATAAACTTGAATTACATTTTGGTTACAGAACCTATCACCAACCATAATCTTCAAATTCTTCAACACATAGTCCGAAAAGGCTTTACAAGCATATACTAGAAATGTATCCCTAACTCACAGAACTGCACGGCATTTGATGATATCTTCACAAATTATGATATTTACGAGTTTCATTCCAGCTGAAGAAAAAACCAAGGATCAAGATGAATCTTTCTAGTGAAAATCAAGGCAGAAATAGGTAATACTCAGATGGCTGCAACTGGTACTAGATCTGATTCTAAAATTTCCTCTACACTTTATATTGTATAGCTTGTAGAATTTGAATATGTTCCAACATATGAAAGAGATGACTTCTGGGCTTACGTATTTCTCTCCCTTCTTTTGTAACTTTACAAAAATTaacgatgaaattgaaagatgcAACTCCTGGTTTTATGATGATGAATGAAATACGCCATGGGAGCCCTAACAATGCACTAACTTTGCATTTCTTCTGAATACTACAGGGCATATAAAGTTGCATTCAACA is a window encoding:
- the LOC18094212 gene encoding phosphoacetylglucosamine mutase, with protein sequence MNDNQKSLILNSSTQYPLPQGVKLSYGTAGFRADASILESTVFRVGILAALRSLKTQALTGLMITASHNKVNDNGVKIADPSGGMLTQEWEPFADAISNSPTPQHLVQLIDEFVKKENIRFDGARSAEILLGRDTRPSGESLLEAAKQGVYSIVGATATDMGILTTPQLHWMVRARNKGMKATELDYFEQLSSSFRCLVDLTPNQIKMNKTDDKLVVDGANGVGGEKLEVLKKMLNSMVIEVRNSGKEGGVLNEGVGADYVQKEKVVPQGFYLKDVGIRCASLDGDADRLVYFSVQSNNASNIDLVDGDKILSLFALFIKEQLSILKMEGGDHVDENYEARLGVVQTAYANGASTDYLKQLGLEVVFTPTGVKYLHEKAAEYDIGIYFEANGHGTILFSEGFLSWLDARNNELSSKSKGSEQQKAALRLLAVSNLINQAVGDALSGLLLVEAILQYKGWSIHNWSELYHDLPSRQLKVKVVDRTAVVTANAETVVVRPPLIQEAINVEVAKYPRGRSFIRPSGTEDVIRIYAEASIQEAADSLANSVAKLADQFLGFGNSG